One stretch of Podospora pseudoanserina strain CBS 124.78 chromosome 4, whole genome shotgun sequence DNA includes these proteins:
- a CDS encoding hypothetical protein (EggNog:ENOG503NZ5T; COG:S), which translates to MSDVETKDQTPAPEQQQEEQEEQQEQQAAPREEATPTPPPAPPSGSDTSPKAKAGAGAEAAPAKKRTASTSTAGVRRPTGTSSATGKPAAGTASRIGTAGGLTRPSTTRTAAGSTVPKRPGTAASSVSHRSQPSQSEDEKKRPTASATRRTSILPGGAADSPGKASRTSTIAGSTAAARKPAAAGTTTASRSASGTVRTTATTGSAPPTTTRTATRPPTTGAVADAKKRLSTVGVSTAGAAPRHAARPSLASGTSATAAAAAAESAKETEELKVKLSSSEAEIAELEAQIASRQAKIDELTEQLSAAQQAKQEAPESVIDQDVLEALKTEHAAVIEELNKKVTETEEQLASVQAELTAKQSELAAAASAKETAEAEIASLKQKLERRQADHEAELKNAKESLSGSEEENTAKLEALRKSLSEQYEANVHALKEKHQEEIQQVKLESAGTQKELMERGNEMLEELREKNKRLDKEVQDEVARLREALVAAEEAGNVIKAEIAGKNEIVVALQTRNSELESELSAVRDGLSKAQSAHAELEKIMTGLKEEAAANEAAFSKLKEEHAQLTEDHAKLTAAHASQTDHHNEQLKQISQDYEKEIEDLRGDAFFKRKFEELEAKHAELVQAREQAVASHAQALEAAKAERDNAINALKAKEEEHQQALDALRASHAEELEGAKSATRQAQEAGEEEIHSLMESHSKQIEILKEESNASLAKALEDLEAGHAAELDAARSAGDVSLQTRMEQFEREVEAKHAEELEQALQEVRAKHAEEVAKLTGDLQAAQAMAEELEAVLKDSEGQRAETKALIDYREEEMAKLQAKFAELEASVKEIQAKNAELEAKNAESVAKHNLELEAVNARHDSLLAEIKAKYAADSEAQLKGLEKEQQAKADAEAAAEALRAENVKLQQEVDEMGGQLAMEKMEKFTAQAELDAVKNAKQDTSEINGLREQVSFFQARYDADVAKAQEAASKASAEVAALEQELAAVQKDLEEAEKKVEVGKADYKDLHDIFVEHGNSKTALENDKAELEKRLSEVEQRLSEAEQRVSEADKEVAELTAQLKIREAELAEVKTKGEPAKGLAASRFAQPAEENGSNGVPAAEGEPELDNSSAALASIAKAQAGISQLAELDDDIAKSNQRILQSITDGVPQASSA; encoded by the exons atgtcAGACGTCGAGACCAAAGATCAGACTCCTGCccctgagcagcagcaggaggagcaggaggagcagcaggagcagcaagCGGCTCCAAGAGAAGAGGCCACCCCGacacctcccccagcacCGCCGTCTGGCTCCGACACCTCTCCCAAGGCGAAGGCTGGCGCGGGAGCAGAAGCCGCCCCTGCAAAGAAACGTACCGCTTCGACCTCTACTGCTGGTGTCCGCCGTCCAACCGGGACTAGCAGTGCCACTGGCAAGCCAGCTGCTGGAACCGCATCACGAATAGGCACCGCAGGTGGCTTGACTAGACCCTCGACGACACGGACGGCCGCTGGTTCTACGGTTCCCAAGCGCCCAGGCACCGCCGCTTCCTCTGTGTCCCATCGCTCCCAGCCTTCCCAGTCCGAAGATGAGAAGAAAAGGCCCACAGCTTCGGCGACACGCCGCACCTCGATCCTGCCCGGCGGTGCCGCTGACTCTCCGGGTAAGGCCAGTAGAACAAGTACCATTGCCGGTAGCACTGCCGCCGCAAGAAAGCCTGCGgccgccggcaccaccacggcaTCCCGGTCAGCTTCTGGCACGGTTCGAACAACAGCCACGACCGGCTCGGCTCCCCCGACTACCACACGCACTGCCACCAGACCACCGACCACCGGCGCCGTTGCCGATGCTAAGAAGAGATTGTCGACGGTCGGAGTCTCCACTGCTGGCGCCGCTCCCCGACACGCTGCTCGTCCCTCGTTGGCCTCGGGCACATCTGCCACAGCCGCCGCTGCGGCTGCCGAGTCTGCCAAGGAGAccgaggagctcaaggtcaAGCTGTCGTCTAGTGAGGCCGAAATCGCGGAGCTCGAGGCTCAGATTGCTTCTCGCCAGGCCAAGATTGACGAGCTCACAGAGCAATTGAGTGCCGCCCAGCAAGCGAAGCAGGAAGCTCCCGAGTCCGTCATCGACCAGGATGTCTTGGAAGCTCTCAAGACAGAGCATGCCGCCGTGATCGAGGAATTGAACAAGAAGGTCACAGAAACCGAAGAACAGCTGGCCTCCGTCCAGGCCGAGCTTACCGCCAAGCAAAGtgagcttgctgctgccgcaaGTGCCAAGGAAAcggccgaggccgagattgCTAGCCTCAAGCAGAAACTCGAGAGACGGCAGGCGGACCACGAGGCTGAGCTCAAGAACGCCAAGGAGAGCCTCTCGGGGTCGGAAGAGGAGAACACTGCTAAGCTGGAGGCACTACGAAAATCCTTGAGTGAACAGTACGAGGCAAATGTTCACGCATTGAAGGAGAAGCATCAGGAGGAGATCCAGCAGGTCAAGCTTGAATCTGCTGGTACTCAGAAGGAACTGATGGAGAGAGGAAACGAAATGCTCGAGGAGTTGCGTGAGAAGAATAAGCGTTTGGACAAGGAGGTGCAGGATGAGGTTGCGCGACTTAGGGAAGCGCTCGTagctgccgaggaggcgggaaATGTTATCAAGGCTGAGATCGCGGGCAAGAACGAAATAGTCGTTGCCTTGCAGACGCGTAACTCTGAGCTCGAGTCTGAACTCTCCGCCGTTCGGGACGGGCTCAGCAAGGCCCAGAGTGCTCACGCTGAACTCGAGAAGATTATGACCGgcttgaaggaggaggctgctgccaacGAGGCTGCTTTTTCCAAGCTCAAGGAAGAGCATGCCCAGTTGACAGAGGATCATGCCAAGCTGACAGCTGCTCACGCCAGTCAAACCGACCACCACAATGAACAACTCAAACAGATCAGCCAGGACTACgaaaaggagattgaggatcTCCGTGGGGATGCCTTTTTCAAGAGAAAGTTTGAAGAATTGGAGGCCAAGCATGCCGAGCTTGTTCAGGCTCGTGAGCAGGCCGTAGCAAGTCACGCACAAGCTCTTGAGGCTGCCAAAGCCGAACGGGACAATGCCATCAACGCGctgaaggccaaggaggaagaaCATCAACAAGCTTTGGATGCTCTGCGTGCGAGCCATGCCGAAGAGCTGGAAGGCGCCAAGAGCGCCACAAGGCAGGCCCAGgaggcgggcgaggaggagattcaTTCTCTCATGGAGAGCCACAGCAAGCAGATTGAGATattgaaggaggagagcaaCGCCAGTTTGGCCAAGGCGCTCGAGGATCTTGAAGCAGGCCACGCCGCAGAACTCGATGCCGCTCGGTCCGCTGGAGATGTCAGCCTCCAAACCCGAATGGAGCAATTCGAGAGGGAAGTCGAGGCCAAGCACGCtgaggagttggagcagGCGCTGCAAGAGGTCCGGGCCAAGcatgcggaggaggttgccaAGCTGACAGGCGACTTACAAGCTGCCCAAGCCATGGCTGAGGAGCTGGAAGCGGTGCTGAAGGACAGCGAGGGTCAACGGGCTGAGACCAAGGCCTTGATTGACTACCGCGAGGAAGAAATGGCCAAGCTTCAAGCCAAGTTTGCTGAACTGGAGGCATCGGTCAAGGAAATTCAAGCGAAAAATGCCGAACTCGAGGCAAAGAACGCCGAGTCTGTGGCCAAGCACAATCTCGAGTTGGAAGCCGTCAATGCTCGTCACGACAGCCTCCTTGCCGAGATCAAAGCCAAATATGCCGCTGATTCCGAGGCCCAGCTCAAGggcttggagaaggagcaacAGGCCAAGGCGGATGCTGAGGCGGCCGCTGAGGCTCTGAGGGCGGAGAACGTCAAGCTGCAGCAAgaggtggatgagatgggtgGCCAGCTTGCCATGGAAAAGATGGAAAAGTTCACTGCCCAGGCGGAATTGGACGCTGTCAAGAATGCCAAACAAGATACAAGTGAGATTAATGGCCTCCGCGAGCAGGTTAGCTTTTTCCAGGCACGCTACGACGCGGATGTGGCCAAGGCGCAGGAAGCTGCCAGCAAGGCCAGTGCTGAGGTTGCCGCTCTCGAGCAGGAGCTTGCTGCTGTTCAAAAGGATCTCGAGGAAGCAGAGAAGAAGGTCGAGGTTGGCAAGGCCGACTACAAGGATCTCCACGATATCTTTGTGGAACATGGCAACAGCAAGACGGCTCTGGAGAACGAcaaggccgagctggagaagcGTCTGTCCGAGGTGGAACAGCGGCTCTCTGAGGCGGAGCAGCGGGTATCCGAGGCCGACAAGGAGGTTGCAGAGCTCACGGCGCAGCTCAAGATCCgggaggccgagcttgcaGAGGTCAAG ACCAAGGGCGAACCCGCCAAGGGCCTCGCGGCGAGCCGGTTTGCGCAACCGGCGGAGGAGAATGGGAGCAATGGAGTACCCGCAGCGGAAGGTGAGCCTGAGCTGGACAACTCTTCGGCGGCGCTAGCTTCG ATCGCTAAAGCCCAGGCGGGAATCAGCCAGCTTGCCGAGCTGGACGACGACATTGCCAAGTCGAACCAGCGAATCCTCCAGTCCATCACGGACGGCGTGCCACAGGCGTCATCAGCCTAG
- a CDS encoding hypothetical protein (COG:E; EggNog:ENOG503NVPH) → MAPSAIEPVSSSPNNNTPRILVPEKLSPEGLSLLSSSGFIIDNPAPGSLSAEDIAARIGSYQALIVRSETKVTAALLAAGSKLKVVARAGVGVDNIDVKAATEQGIIVVNSPSGNILAAAEHTIALLMATARNVPRGDGTLKQGKWERGKLVGVEVGGKTLGVVGLGKVGLKVARVASGGLGMKVLGLDPYASADVAKAAGVTLVGSLEELLPQVDFLTVHTPLLASTLNLLGEEQFGKMKKTARVLNVARGGVYNEEALLKALDEGWIAGAGIDVFTQEPPKEGSVPSRLAQHPKVVSTPHLGASTVEAQENVSIDVCKQVVVILGGGLPTAAVNAPLILPEEYRRLQPFVKLVEKIGSLYTQHYATNAGDKKRGMIGGRRFELVYHGDLASVSNTRPLFAALVKGLVSSISDAGGRDVNIVNATIIAKERGIAIDERHVRDEGSSAPSTYASAVTLRSISTDGASGGEQIIEGYVSGNAVFISKLDKFAANFQPEGTLLILHNYDEPGKIGNVGMVLGRHGINITFMQVAGLNQEARRAVVDGPVDTENGLKEALMILGVGGDVTGELLEELGKAEGILDVSVVRL, encoded by the exons atggccCCCTCCGCCATAGAgcccgtctcctcctcccccaacaacaacaccccccgtATCCTCGTCCCGGAAAAGCTCTCCCCCGAaggcctctccctcctgtcCTCTTCGGGCTTCATAATCGACAACCCTGCCCCCGGGTCCCTCTCCGCAGAGGACATCGCGGCCAGGATCGGGTCGTACCAAGCGCTTATCGTGAGGTCCGAGACGAAAGTCACGGCTGCCCTGCTGGCAGCTGGCTCCAAGCTGAAAGTTGTTGCCAGggctggggtgggggttgacAATATCGATGTCAAGGCCGCGACTGAGCAGGGCATCATCGTTGTCAACTCCCCCAGCGGCAACATCCTCGCCGCGGCCGAGCACACCATCGCTCTTCTCATGGCCACGGCGAGAAACGTCCCCCGCGGAGATGGGACGCTCAAGCAAgggaagtgggagaggggaaagCTTGTGGGTGTGGAAGTAGGGGGGAAGACGCTcggtgtggttgggttggggaaggtaGGGCTCAAAGTAGCCCGTGTTGCGAgcggggggttggggatgaaggTCTTGGGTCTTGATCCGTATGCTTCGGCTGATGTGGCCAAGGCTGCGGGGGTGACGTTGGTGGGGAgtttggaggagctgttgcCTCAGGTGGATTTCTTGACTGTTCACACGCCGCTGTTGGCTAGCACGTTGAATctgctgggggaggagcagtttgggaagatgaagaagactgcACGGGTGTTGAATGTGGCGAGGGGTGGGGTGTATAATGAGGAGGCGTTGTTGAAGGCGCTGGATGAGGGTTGGATTGCGGGGGCGGGGATAGATGTTTTCACTCAGGAGCCGCCAAAGGAGGGGAGTGTGCCGTCGAGGTTGGCGCAGCATCCAAAGGTTGTGAGCACGCCGCATTTGGGGGCCAGCACGGTTGAAGCACAGGAGAACGTCTCGATCGATGTGTGTAAGCAGGTGGTTGTCATCCTAGGTGGTGGCCTCccgacagcagcagtaaACGCCCCGCTGATCTTGCCCGAGGAGTACAGGAGGTTGCAGCCGTTTGTGAAGCT GGTCGAGAAGATTGGCAGTCTCTACACCCAACATTACGCCACCAACGCAGGCGACAAGAAAAGGGGCATGATTGGCGGCCGGCGCTTCGAACTCGTCTACCATGGCGATCTTGCCAGCGTGAGCAACACCCGTCCGCTCTTTGCCGCCCTGGTCAAGGGTCTTGTCAGCTCCATCAGTGACGCCGGTGGACGAGATGTGAATATTGTCAACGCTACAATCATTGCCAAAGAAAGGGGCATCGCCATTGATGAGAGGCATGTTCGTGACGAGGGGTCCTCGGCTCCAAGCACCTACGCCAGTGCTGTCACTCTCAGAAGCATCAGCACAGACGGGGCCAGCGGGGGAGAGCAGATCATTGAGGGCTATGTCAGTGGGAACGCTGTCTTCATCTCCAAGCTGGACAAGTTTGCGGCCAACTTCCAGCCAGAAGGGACGCTGCTGATCTTGCACAACTATGACGAGCCAGGCAAGATTGGGAATGTCGGTATGGTTTTGGGTAGGCATGGGATCAACATCACTTTCATGCAGGTTGCGGGACTGAATCAAGAGGCAAGGcgggctgttgttgatgggcCGGTTGATACGGAGAACGGGCTGAAGGAGGCACTTATGATTTTGGGAGTAGGAGGAGACGTGACTGGTGAGCTGCTTGAAGAGCTGGGCAAGGCGGAAGGTATACTAGATGTAAGTGTGGTGAGATTGTAG
- the MAM3 gene encoding cell agglutination protein Mam3 (COG:S; EggNog:ENOG503NW0Y), which produces MTTMRQHGVTAARPNSLFALRSGFVGLARILSLTLSTAYAAPIASLGHGGGGNDEPDAGGASLGMLYLASAILVLSGGAFAGLTIALMGQDSIYLQVMAGDATEPQQKNAKRVYHLLEKGKHWVLVTLLLANVIVNETLPVVLDRCLGGGIAAVIGSTVLIVIFGEVVPQSVCVRYGLQIGGYMSKPVLAMMYLTAPISWPIAILLDKILGKDHGTVYKKSGLKTLVTLHKNLGDMSQRLNQDEVTIISAVLDLKEKPVANVMTPMADVFVMAEDTVLDEKTMDMILSAGYSRIPIHETGNPTNFVGMLLVKILITYDPEDAKLVKDFPLATLPETRPETSCLDIVNFFQEGKSHMVLVSEYPGEDHGALGVVTLEDVIEELIGEEIIDESDVYIDVHKAIRRLQPAPKARVQRRQSEDQAGRFAEHNGLADHGGDLIQFDTTGTTSFDSPALSSSPKLATLMMRRSSAGREGHHMTVPVRANFEDIRQHLKHLGPSNPATNPRDTKSTTVKIKPGTGLLHTAGRSSSVAEGAIEESPLEHVREHAEEEEGDETTSLLNPQVTGKDGIQALQQTYGATSPVTVQLASPINGVPTLTLETPDQADKSSMQNTKQSPTESTSAGHRSVSSGDSTHSARNDVGNLIPAKPYVRSGSITENIVESRGVRKVVLETTSSNDEDEFAVIGTSPEQPKSRSTFGLFGRTDAATKNEGVGEEEEEEELLSPETGEEGTSKGADVAKGNGAPGTAAGGPSSGGGGAKKKNKRKKRKGGKS; this is translated from the exons ATGACGACAATGCGACAACATGGCGTGACAGCAGCACGCCCCAACTCGCTCTTTGCGCTTCGATCAGGCTTCGTCGGCCTCGCGCGAATTCTCTCCTTGACACTCTCAACAGCCTATGCTGCGCCGATAGCCAGCCTGGGacatggcggcggtggcaatGACGAGCCAGACGCTGGAGGCGCAAGCCTGGGTATGCTCTATTTGGCTTCTGCGATCCTCGTCTTGTCCGGCGGCGCATTTGCTGGTTTGACTATTGC TTTGATGGGGCAGGATAGCATCTACCTCCAAGTGATGGCCGGCGATGCCACCGAACCTCAGCAAAAGAATGCCAAACGGGTCTACCACCTTCTCGAAAAGGGAAAGCACTGGGTCTTGGTCACACTGCTCTTGGCCAACGTTATCGTGAACGAGACCCTTCCCGTCGTACTCGACCGATGTCTCGGAGGCGGCATTGCTGCCGTCATCGGCTCGACCGTTCTCATTG TGATCTTTGGTGAGGTTGTTCCTCAGTCTGTCTGTGTTCGCTATGGCCTCCAGATTGGAGGTTACATGTCCAAACCCGTCCTTGCGATGATGTACCTTACCGCCCCCATCTCCTGGCCGATCGCCATCCTTCTCGACAAGATCCTCGGAAAGGATCATGGCACCGTATACAAGAAGAGTGGGTTGAAGACCCTAGTGACCCTGCACAAGAATCTGGGCGATATGTCTCAGCGTTTGAACCAGGACGaggtcaccatcatcagcgcCGTGTTGGATCTGAAGGAGAAGCCAGTGGCCAATGTCATGACCCCCATGGCGGACGTTTTTGTCATGGCAGAGGACACTGTTTTGGATGAGAAGACCATGGACATGATTCTTTCGGCAGGCTACTCGCGCATTCCCATCCACGAAACTGGGAACCCTACCAATTTCGTCGGTATGCTTTTGGTCAAGATTCTGATCACTTACGACCCCGAGGATGCCAAGCTTGTCAAGGATTTCCCACTCGCTACCCTGCCCGAGACCCGGCCCGAGACCAGCTGTTTGGATATTGTCAACTTCTTCCAGGAAGGCAAGTCCCACATGGTTCTCGTTTCGGAATACCCTGGTGAGGACCACGGCGCATTGGGTGTCGTTACCCTTGAAGACGTTATTGAGGAACTCATTGGAGAGGAAATCATCGACGAGTCCGATGTGTACATTGACGTGCACAAGGCCATTCGCCGTCTTCAGCCTGCTCCCAAGGCGCGCGTCCAACGTCGCCAGTCTGAAGACCAAGCAGGCCGCTTTGCGGAACATAATGGACTCGCAGATCACGGCGGCGATTTGATTCAGTTTGACACTACTGGCACAACATCGTTCGACTCACCCGCGCTGTCTAGCAGCCCAAAGCTCGCCACTCTCATGATGCGCAGAAGTTCAGCTGGCAGAGAAGGGCACCACATGACAGTTCCTGTTCGGGCCAACTTTGAAGACATCAGACAACATCTGAAGCATCTTGGCCCCTCCAATCCTGCTACAAACCCCAGAGACACTAAGTCCACCACGGTCAAGATCAAGCCTGGCACCGGTCTGTTACACACGGCCGGCCGTTCTTCTTCTGTCGCCGAGGGTGCGATTGAAGAGTCGCCGCTGGAACATGTGCGTGAgcatgccgaggaggaggaaggagacgagACGACGAGTCTGCTGAACCCCCAAGTTACTGGCAAGGACGGCATTCAGGCTCTGCAGCAAACCTACGGTGCCACCAGCCCCGTAACCGTGCAGCTCGCTTCGCCCATCAACGGTGTACCTACTCTTACGCTCGAAACACCAGATCAAGCCGACAAGTCCAGTATGCAAAACACAAAGCAGAGTCCAACAGAATCCACCTCTGCTGGCCATCGGTCCGTCTCTAGCGGGGATAGTACCCACAGCGCACGGAACGATGTTGGCAACCTGATTCCCGCCAAGCCCTACGTCCGCAGCGGAAGCATCACGGAGAACATCGTTGAGTCTAGAGGAGTCAGGAAGGTGGTTCTTGAAACTACTAGTTccaatgacgaggatgagttTGCCGTGATTGGTACTTCTCCGGAGCAGCCCAAGAGCAGGAGTACGTTTGGGTTATTTGGGAGGACGGATGCCGCCACTAAGaatgagggtgttggggaggaggaggaggaggaggagcttttGTCACCAGAgactggggaggaagggacGAGCAAGGGGGCCGATGTTGCTAAGGGGAACGGTGCTCCAgggacggcggcgggtgGGCCAAGtagtggtgggggaggggcgaagaagaagaacaaacgcaagaagcgcaagggCGGCAAGTCGTAG
- the GLO1 gene encoding Lactoylglutathione lyase (EggNog:ENOG503NVC4; COG:G), translating into MNSLRASQRLRFLVPSLQKKPSFVPPVFRGFATMASTTDVKNFKLNHTMSLALKFYNHLGLSLLKKLSFPDAKFDLYFLGYDAPGAVSHGKNLWDREGLIELTHNYGTENDPEYKINNGNVEPYRGFGHTCISVDNIQAACQRIEDAGYKFQKKLTDGKMRHIAFALDPDGYWVEIIGQRPVEETEGVRETDLGTYRMNHTMIRVKDAERSLEFYREVMGMKLFRTHEAKEAGFNLYFLGYEGEQGAVVEGGDTAKREGLLELTWNYGTEKEEGFSYHDGNKGPQGFGHICVSVDSLEKACERFEGLGVSWKKRLTDGRMKNVAFVLDPDGYWIEIVQNERFADKANF; encoded by the exons ATGAACTCGTTGCGGGCGTCGCAGCGGTTGAGATTTCTTGTTCCGTCACTGCAAAAGAAGCCGTCGTTTGTCCCACCAG TCTTCCGAGGATTCGCAACCATGGCGTCGACTACTGATGTCAAGAACTTCAAGTTGAATCACACGAT GAGTCTGGCTC TCAAGTTCTACAACCAcctcggcctctccctcctcaagaagctcTCCTTCCCCGACGCAAAATTCGACCTCTACTTCCTCGGCTACGACGCACCCGGCGCCGTCTCCCACGGGAAGAACCTCTGGGACAGGGAAGGCCTCATCGAGCTGACGCACAACTACGGCACCGAAAACGACCCCGAGTACAAGATCAACAATGGCAATGTTGAGCCCTACCGTGGTTTTGGACATACTTGCATCAGCGTCGACAATATCCAGGCTGCCTGCCAGAGGATCGAGGACGCGGGCTACAAGTtccagaagaagctcacgGATGGAAAGATGAGGCATATTGCCTTTGCGCTTGATCCGGATGGGTACTGGGTTGAGATTATTGGGCAgaggccggtggaggagacggagggggtgagggagacggaTTTGGGGACGTATAGGATGAATCACACCATGATTCGGGTCAAGGATGCGGAGAGGTCGCTTGAGTTTTACCGGGAGGTTATGGGGATGAAGCTTTTTAGGACTCATGAGGCAAAGGAGGCCGGGTTCAACCTTTATTTCTTGGGGTATGAAGGGGAACagggggctgttgttgagggtggtgatacggcgaagagggaggggttgttggagctgACTTGGAATTACGggacggagaaggaggaggggtttaGTTACCATGATGGGAACAAGGGGCCGCAGGGGTTTGGGCATATTTGTGTTTCGGTTGATAGCTTGGAGAAGGCGTGCGAGAggtttgaggggttgggggtgagctggaagaagaggttgacggatgggaggatgaagaaTGTGGCTTTTGTGTTGGATCCGGATGGATATTGGATTGAGATTGTGCAGAATGAGAGGTTTGCAGATAAGGCTAACTTTTga